TAACTTATTTTAAGTTATATGAGTGCGTAAGGGCGTTTatagtttattaattattaaataattaatttttatgtttaataacttttaataaaaacataataaatagataatttttcattagcctttttaataaaatttaattttaaaaattaattcactgataattaatgagattttatattttatttagacTATGATGACCGCCGGATTTCACACAAGTAGAAAGTCATATCTGCGAAAGTTGCCCTAACTCAAAATCTAGGAAGCTTACCTGTAGGGTCGGTCTGACTCTTTCGGTCcagatataattttaaagagCAGATTGAGTCACTCACAAATCCAGGTACCCTAATTACGAGTTTAGCCCAATGACGTGACATGAGAAATAACAGCAGGCTCAGTTACCTCGCAACTCTGCTTCCATGCGCACTGAAAGAATTAAATGACCGCCTGGCGTGGCGAGTACGTTTGATGCATTCGTACGTACGGACCCATTCGACAGAGACATATAATACTATAGCAAAGAGACCGTTAAATATCATTAgcagataaagaaaaaaaataataaaaagggaagaatattttttttaagactAACCTAAAATAATCAGGGTAAATTTTATTCTCTTGATATAAGAATATTAgactattttactttttattaatatttattaattatcaacATTTCATATTATCATAAATTTGctatatattaataaacttatatgtataaaataaatatagatttttCCTTTGCCCATCCTCCCTACTTTCGGTGGACGTCATTCGATCCGAATTCGATGTCGTTTTGTACGGATAATGGATGCATtctacttttttaataaaagattagatTTCAATTCTATAATTTAcgttaattaattttcaaaacaataaataattttttaacaaaataaagagtataaattaaatattatcgatttaattataaaaataatgaccataactaatttttttattattaaaattataattaatagaataattcaaaattttaattatttttgttatgccctcttgatataatttttatatataaaatttaaaatgtaaaaattacattgtttaaatatttttttttttttgaaatagggggttggggagtcgaatctcagatctatcaggATGCACCACCAGACTAAGTCTCAGAGTGCACattgtttaaatatttatttattagatatttaattattgaatattaatataagagtctatttcatttaattattgGATACAGGTAATTATACAATTGACATTTGATAGATTATGTCTATTGTTTATAAGTAAAATTAGAAATAAgggtatattatataatttatttattattaaaatatatataaaattaataattcataatataatatataaaagtttttttatgtatataaattatttttataatgttttcatttcaaaaaaaaaaaaaatttataatgtttataaaatttaaatcaataaatgGGTCGGATCTAAGGAGAACTCGAATGCTGCCCCGAACCACCCAGTAATGCCGTACAATCGGGCGACTTGTCTGTTGATGTGTACCATGTGTGTTTctgtctttctctctctcaaaactctcttcttcttctccttcttcttcttcttcttcttcttcttctcttcttcgtCTCTCCGTTGATTGGATCTAGAGTTTCTGTGCCCCAATTTCCGATCTAATTAATCGATATCTCTTTCTCTAGCGTCCAGCTTTTCGTTCCAACTCCCCGCTTTAGATCGAAGCTTGAAGGATATAATCAATTCTCcaccttatttatttattatagtcATTCGGACGCTGAAAGTTTTACTCCTTACGTGATCTCTGATCAGGTAATCACTAGAGCTAACCTGAATTGCTTGTTTGCTTTATGTTGTTTTTGTTCTGTTAACTTTGAATTTTCTTTTCCAATTTCAGTTTTTGATTTTTTGCTTGCTCAGTTTAGTTTGGTAGTTTTTGTTTGAATTGTATTGCATTATGTATTTACTGGCATAGTTACACAGTTAACAGTAGAATGCTTATTTATGTATGGCCTTTTTTTAAGTTGAATTGTAGTCAGTAATATAAAGTTCAACTGATTATTTTGTTATCGCTGCTGAATTAAACACAAGTTATAACATGCAATGTTTCTGATGTTTTCTAGTTTGAGGTTATATATGTTCAGCTTGATTCTGATAGCTGTTCTTGCTTCCACTAATTTTTGTAAGGGACAGTGATTGCAAACTtgataaattgaatttatttgctTCTCATCTTTTCTTTTTAGTGAAGGAGGGGGAGGGGCTCGGAAGGGGATTGGTTGCAAATCTATAGTCTGATTATATTCAAATATTGACTTCAGAATAGGGGAAAAAATGCAAAATTCATGGGCGATGCCTTTGTGAAAATGCAGCTGAAATTAGTTAAGCATCTTTTATTGGTATGCTCTTAGGATAGAGAGTTATAGGAGTTGGATTATTCCTTCATGGGTTTTCATGAATAGCTACTGAGTTTATTTGAGATGAATTGTGGGCATGGAGGGTCAGACTCATCCATACGTAAAGGAAAAAAGACTTTAGTTTTGATCTCTTTTGCTGATTTTTATGCTGTATTGGGAGGAGGAAATGGAAGAGCCTTTGGGTTTGGTGGTTTGGGAACCATCAACCATCTATCTCTGCGTAATGCTATAACTTCTTTGGCATAGTGGTGGCATATGAACTGCCTCGAACTTCCTCAATATTTTTTCCTTCTAAGTGATCTCCGTATAGTGAAAATCTAGGATTGTTACTCTGAACCCTTTGTTATATCTTCTTGCTTATCCAAAAGCCTCAGGTTGTAGCTATCTAGTTGTGTTGTGATGGGTAACTATCTTGTTATGTTTTGATTTTGTTTGCTAATTTTTATATTCCATACAAGGATAGATTATAGATATCTGCCTTGAAAGAGTGGCAGCATTACAATAGGGAAAAGAGGCATTTGAAAAATAGATATGGGATGACCCTTGATAATGCTGAGTCCGGCGGAGAGTCCAAATAAGGACACCTAGGTAGATATCTGATTCGCTGGGTTGATCATCGATCTGTGATTGGTCCGTTGGATCTCTCCATACTTGACTTTGAGGAAGAGGTTCTGTAAGATAAAGAAGATGGTCATAGGTGCACTGGGAGAGTTTCTGGTGGAGACTTTCCGACACTCAAATGAACTTAGTGGAGTCAAGGGAAGTAAAatagagaaaagaagaaaatagtGATTTCGGGTTCCCTCCATGTGacggagagagagagataagTCCCTTTTCAGAGAAGGAGAGATCCTTTTTTAGGGGTAGTTCGGTGTATAAATACCTTTAAATAAAGTTGATGCCCCTAGTGCTGTGTTCCCTTCTAATGGGGTAGGGATGTTTTTGTACAGGTGTGTTAGGCAGTCCATTAATGATGGACTATAGGACAATAAATGCGGAGTTGGCCGGTTCGTACTCTCTACACGCGCGCTTATGATCCCTGTGATGTACCAAGGAGGCGACCAGCTCATAGGAGGTCGGCATCTTTACCTTGGCTTCATCAGGTCGTGCTGGACTCATCCGACCTACATAAAAATAAGCTCTTTCCGGTTACTAAGGTCGACATTCAAAACCTTGTTATACTACGGGCTTTTGAAGAGGTCAGTCTGTCCGTCTTTTCCGGTCTTTGAGGAGGTCGGTCTGACCATTTCGGGTTTTGGTAAACTCAGAAGTGTTGCTGGTCTGATTCTTTATACACAATAGGTCGGGCTTCTTACTGTCTGATTCGACCAGATGGAAAGGCTTTCGATTCACGTCTACACGTGTCACGATCTTAGAGGTCCTATTTTTTATACGTTATCAGTTGCCCTTTAGCTTCTCCGACGGTTATTTATGACTGTTGGAGAAGGGAACCCATCTTGCAAATTCGACACCACCTGTTCGTTTGGTTGACGCTTATGAATTTCGAAGGAAAGTGTGATCAATGGAattggtcaacataacatagaTCGAACCAATAGAGCAAAATTTATATCTTGATAATCATCCATTCGGGAGATCTGATCTTGGTGGTCTTTTTCATGTAAAGTCTGACCTTAGTAGATTTTTCTTTTGGAAGGTCCGACTTGGGTGCTCTGCCCTTCTAGCCTTGTCTTTTCGATTTGACTTTAATGGTCTGCCTTTTTGGGTCTTCTTCTGAGCATTTTACTCAGAGGCATCTTCCGGGCTATAAGTCTTGGGTCTTTTAATAAGCATTTCAGCTTATTGGTTTCACTAGCGGTTTGGCTCTTTGCTGGGCTTTCTAGTTCTCTGAACGTTCGTTTGAGCTCTTTGGCTTTCTATATCATTCTGGACTCTTTAGTACTGACTATTTTTATGAGCATTTTAGCTCTTTTCCGAGCTCTTTAGCTTTGATTTTTCGCCCGAACTCTTTTGGCTCTCTATACGATATTCCGGGCTTTTAGCACTAATTTTTTCTTTCGAGCTCTTTGGCTCTTTGTAACTTTTGGACATTTTTACCCTCAAGTGCTTTCCGGGCTATTTTCACCCTTATTCGCTTTCCGAGCTATTTGCCCTCAAGCTTCTTCCGAGCGTTTTTGCTCCTCCGGGCTATTTGCCCTTAAACATTTTGGGGCTAAAAGCCTGATTCTTCATTCCAAGCTATTTGCTCTTGAGGAGATTTCGGGCTTTTTGTCGTCGACCTTAGTCCGAGCATTTTGGACTTTTTCTTGTGTTTCTTGTGAGGCATGCCCAGCTCTTGTCATTGTGTGTTGTTAATTCGTGCTCCTTTTAGAGGGGACCTTCTGGTACTTGGCATTGGATCTCATCCGAGTGCTTTTACTCTTTGTCATCCGAGCTCTTTGGCTCGCTGGCTGCTTCCGGACTTCTTTTTCCTCAACTCGGCTTTTTGATGCCGAAGGTTAATTTTTGAGACCGGTCACCACTTCATTGAGGTCTTATTTCCTCAATTGATTTTGTAGTGCCGACGGTCTAttttcgagaccggtcacccacctcattgaggTTTTCATTTCCTCAACCAATTTTGTAGTGCTGGCGGTCTATTTCCTAGACcaatcacccacctcactgaggtcttattTCTCAACCGGTTTTGTGACGCCGACAGTCTTATTTTTGAGACTGgttacctacctcattgaggtcttcatctcctcaaccagTTTTGTAGTACCAGCGGTCTTATTTTCGAGACCGATCACCTACCTCCTTGAGATCTTTATCTCCtcaaccggttttgtggtgccgacggTCTTATTTTCGAGACCGATCACCTACCTTATTGAGCTTTTCGGGTTTTATGGCCGAGACTTCCAGGTTTATTAGCCttgttatttcttttaaaatttatctgcaAATAAAAGCTTGCACAAAGTATATATAATAAGAATACTTATTGTTAACTTGAACAACAAGATATTTAGCTTCATATTTCAactaaattcaaaatattaattttgttcGATTATATCATCTCATATAATTCCAAAGAATCTAATAGATAATGTTTCTCATACATAAATCATTCTATAACTTTTAATTCTCATAGCAGCATACTTAAGCAAATAATAACCTTTTTAAAGAATTCATACCAATATTAATCACCGATGAAAGCTTTTTAAGCTGCTTTTAAAATACTATCATGCCCaagcatatattaaaaaaaaactaatgttTGAAGTTAGTCATGATGACAAAAATACTATGAACTAAAGAGATAATTGTGTAGTTTTTAGATGTTGTTAGCGATTCTTGGGTCTTTCACTATCTCTCTTTCCTTTGGTCCTTTTTTGCTGTTTGGCTATTAGCTTTTCTTGATTTGTTACGTGGATTTCAACGAGTTTTGTTTGGAAACTCTAGCGACAAGATAGTCTCTTtcattcccacagacggcgccaactTGATAATGCTGAGATTCGGCAGGACGCCAAAATAAGGACATCTAGGCAGATGTCTGATTCACTGGGTTGATAATCAATCTGTGATCGGTCCGTTGGATCTCTCCATGCTTTGCTTTAAGAAAGGGGTCCTGTAAGATGAAGACGATGGTCGGGGGTCCACCGGAGGAGTTTCCTGTGGAGATCCTCCGACGCTCCAAATCAGATTTGAAAACTTAGTGGAGTTAAGGGAAGTAAaacagagaagagaagagaatagTGGTTCCGGGTTCTCTCTGTGTGATGGAGAGAGAGATAGGTTCCTTTTCAGAAAAAAGAGATATTTTTTTAGGGTTAGTTTGGTGTATAAATGCCTTTGAATAAAGTTGATACCCTTGGTGCCATGTCCCTTTCTGATAGGGCCAGGGATGCCTTTGTACAGCTGTGTCAAACACTACATTGATGATGGGCTATAGGATAATAAATGCGGAGTTGACCGGTTCGTACCCTCTACATGCACGCTTACGATCCCTGTACTGTATCATGGAGGCGACCAGCTCATAGGAGGTCGGCATCTTTACCCTGACTTCATTAGGTCGTGCCGGACTCATCCGATCTACATAGAAATGAGCTCCTTCTAGTTACAGAGGTCGGCTACGTTGATGTTTAAAGTCTTGTTGTAGTGCGGGTTTTTGAGGAGGTTGGTCTGTCCGTTCCGGATTTTGGTAAATTCAGGAGTATTGCTGGTCTGATTCTTTGTACTCAATAGGTTGGGCTTCTTACTGCCCAATCCGACCAGATGGAAAGGCTTTCAATTCACGTGTACATGTGCCACGATCTTGGAAGTTCTATTTTTTATACGTTATCAACccttaaaaataaagtttcacTTATTCAGGAACCAGTAGGAAATAGGAATAAAAATTTGTTGGCGAGGGTATAGAATCTGGACTtaatgaaagagttgaaaactACATGCCCATGCTATTCATGAAAAACTGagttaatgaaagaaaaaaaaatatttatactgGTAAAGTTATTTATATCTACTGATTATATCTTTAACACACGCTTTTATGCATTTATGCATTTCTTTTATGAGTACATTTGGAAATGTGTTCCCTTTAGAAGTGCTTATGCAATTTTTCACTTGAAGCGCACAAGACTGGCTCAGTAATGCCTCCTAGGCGACTAGTGTTGGAAGCATTTGAAATGCTTTGTCAATCTCAATAGTTTGAAAGGATGGAGTAGTATTTTATTTCTCGTCCTTCATTAATTAGAAGAAAAGATGTAATGGTCCATCTTTTTTTAGGTCCTTTAGAAACATTATGAAATAGAAGCAAATAACTCACATCAAACCACACATGACATGGGTTGGTTATTCTTATATAAGCTGCTGTAATGCGAGAACTCAAGGTTGCTGATAAAGCTTATATTGTAGCTAGTTCATGTGTGAAAAACATGAGTTAGGTCAAACTATGAAAATATGATTATTAGAATTACATCATCATATTGCTCAATGCATGTGGTGCAACTAGATGATTATAGCTTTGATAAAATTGGAACTGTAGTTTAGTTGGATTACCAATTAAAACTTCTGATTTAATGGgataaaaaatatgatataatTCTTTCCTTTTGATAGTGGAGAACTTCATCTTTGGAAATAATTATTTGTGAATCTTCCAGTTGAATTCTATCATGTGTGCTTGTATTGTAGCTGTTAGTCTCTGAAGGTAACTTTCTGAACTGTTTTGGGTTGTGCATGATATAGATGTTTGTCTTCTGGTTTAGTTAGATACTGTGAATAAATTAATTGCTTTACATTTTTATGTCTCTAAAGCATGTGGCTTATCCTTCATCTGTAATTTGTGAACAACTTGTTGGGCTGcatttttatgttattattttaatttccatTTTTGAATTGATGCAATTTTCCTTCCTTGCTTTGGCAGGTTATGGAAGCGTAGAGATACAACATTGACTAAGTTGTTTTGTTGAAGTCATGGGGACTGAAAACCCTGGTCGTCCAAATTTTCCTATGACACCTTCCTCTACACCATTTTCTGCTGTTCCTCCAACTACAACCCCTTTTTCGTCATCTGGTCCTGTTGGTTCTGAGACCCCTGGCTTTAGAGCTACTTCACCGATGGTTCCTCAACCTACGATACCTTCTATACTACCTGGACCTGCAAGTGGAACACAGACCTCTGGCTTTAGACCTGCTCCTCCAGCATCATATATGCCCTCCAATGTGGGACCTTTCCAGCGTTTCCCGACACCACAATTTCCTACTCCACCTCAAGCTTCCACTGCTGGAGCTCCACCTGTTGGGCAGCCACCATTGCAACCTCCTGCTGGTCAGGTATCATCTGCACTTTTATTTCGTCCGCAGGCACCACAAATGCCTTCAGTGCCAATGGGGTCGCCTCCCCCTTCAAATGTGAATGTTCCTCAATCTTCATCAGATTCATCATTTTTTCCTTCTAGGCCCAATTTTCAGCCATCTTTCCCCCCAGCAGATTCTTCTTTTCCTCCTGCTAGAGCCACTTTGCAGCCACCTTTACCTGGATATATAAAGCAGTCAACTGTAGTTACACAAGCCCCTCCTATACAATCCCCTTTTCAAGCTCAACAAGGAAGTTATGTACCTCCTGCATCGACACCTTCTCCCCCTTTTCCTTCTCACCAAGGAGGTTTTGGTCTACCTCCATCAGTAGCTGCCCCTTATGGCCTGCACTCAAGGGACCAAATCCAACAGTCAGGCTCCGTACCTCCTATAGGTAGCATCCAAGGCTTGTTGGAAGATTTCAGTTCATTGTCAGTTGGATCTATGCCAGGATCAATAGATCCAGGACTTGACCCAAAAGCATTGCCACGGCCGCTGGATGGTGATGTGGGTCCAACTCCATCACCTGAGGCATACTCTATGAATTGTAATCCTAGATATTTACGGCTTACCACTAGTGCTATACCAAATTCTCAGTCTTTGGTTTCAAGGTGGCATTTACCTCTTGGAGCAGTTGTTTGTCCTCTTGCAGAAGCTCCAGACGGGGTTAGTGTTTCAGCAATCAAAGTGAATTGACATTTCACATGCTGTAATTACCATTATTTGAGTagtcttttcatttttattgtTTCTGCTCTTCTTTTCTACTCAGGAGGAGGTGCCTGTGCTCAATTTTGTTTCAACTGGCATTATTCGTTGTAGAAGATGTCGTACATATGTGAATCCATATGTAACCTTTACAGATGCTGGAAGGAAGTGGCGTTGCAACATCTGCTCTTTACTTAATGATGGTAGATAAAAAATCTCTTTTGATAAATGTAGATGTAGGGTCCACAAAGAAAATCTGTTTGCAATTAGGAGCCTTCCATGTGAGGAACATCTTTATGAGGAACTTAATGATTTACTTGGCTGCATATTCATTGTAATTGATGAACTGTTCTGTTTACAATCAGGAAATTCATTGTAGAAGATGTCATACATATGTGAGTCCATATGTAACCTTTACAGATGCTGGAAGGAAGCGGCATCGCAACATCTTGTTTTTTCCTTAATGATGGTAGATAAAAAGTGTCCTTTGATAAATATGGGTGTAGGGTCCACAAATAAAATCTGTTTACCGTCAGGAGCCTTAAGTGTCTTCTGAGATTTTACTTATTGTTTTACATTGTTGAAAATTTAAGTCCATGTGAAAAAACATCTCTGTGATGAACTTAAATATTTACTTGTTTGCGTAATTGTAATTGATGACCTGGATCTACATCTTGGTCCTGAACATGCCATTTGAAGATCTTTGGCTTTATTCAGTAAAAGTGGCAGCTACTCATTTTCAACTTTCAAGTTGTCTGTTATTCAAGCTTACTAGCATACCTGCACCTAATAGCTTTTTGTAGGATGATGTTTAGGGTGTGGTTGGTGTGTATATGTGGCTATAATTTATGAGAGTAAATACTATAAATTCTTGACTGTGAAGacaggaaaaaaaaatccctATCTCAGATTGTGATAGCTCAGTATGTGTGAGAATGCAATTTCGTAATTCTCTTTGCCTGGGCACTTCTCTCCTTTATGTGATGTGGATAACTTTACATTATGCATGTAAAAGAAAGggggagtttttttttttgggttgggGCAGGGTGGGGTAGAGAATAATGTGATATTAAGAAGAGGGAAATTGAGATAGAAAAATGAGTCGGAATGTAATGCAGGATCATCAAACTATTCTGCAGTCAAATTGGTGAAGAAGTGGCTCCTTTCAACCCTTCTTTTGCTGCCAAGCAAAGTGCTAGAGACTGGCTGTAATAATTTTGGGAAACTTTTAAAAAGTAACCGTGGTCAATTATGTTTTCTTCTTTGGTCAACTACTGCATAGGTTATTTAGCTATGTGTTATTTGGTTTATCTTCTCTTGTAGATATCTTTAATACTGTTTGGGCATGAGTGTTCCTTTTCAAGTTTTATTTGTTCCCCATATGTTTGCTACATTTGTAGAATCTTTATTTAGTTACAAGCATAGTTGCTAATCTAAATTTAACTATCATTTTTAGTTCCTGGCGAGTATTTTGCCCATTTGGATGCCACTGGAAGAAGAGTTGATTTGGATCAGCGACCTGAGCTTACAAAGGGTAGTGTGGAGTTCGTTGCTCCAACTGAGTATATGGTGCGGCCTCCAATGCCaccattatttttctttctcattGATGTTTCAATATCAGCTGCTAGAAGTGGCATGATTGAGGTAAGTTCTTTCAGCTAAGGAGTATTTCTACACCAAATCATCTAGCCTTCTGCTACTATCTAGCCTTGTGCTACTACAATGTACACGTGCCATAAAACATAGGTTAAAAATCATTCTGGAAAtgtgattctttttttttctggtAAATGATTCTTGCATTCTCATGAGTACTTGGTTTCATGGTTATTGTACAATTTGCTGTTAATTTTATTGGTCATATGCAAGGGACAGAAATACACATGTTTTGTCTAGTGTTTTCAAGAATATGTATATTGTGTATTTAGTGTGATCATATTCTCGTTTTAAGTGGTTTCAATGGCTAGTTAGCCCAGctttaaataaatatgcaaatatgTCCTTGTGTCTTGGCTTAAGTGAACACCATAGTTGGAATGACCATTAAAGATGATTGCTTGAgtcttttattatattcttAAATCAAAAGGATTGCTAGGTCTTAAGACTCTTATGCATAGTTGGAATGATCATATTAAGTCAAAGTGGCATGTTTTATGGATGATTGCTTGATAGTCTTCTATTATATTCTTTTGTAGATTCTTCTAATTGATCAAATCAAAAGGATTTGCTAGGTCTTAAGACTCTTATTGTGTTGTTTTTAGTggttatttaatttattcttgCATGATTTATTACCAGATAGCACATATGTGTGCACATTTAGCTGAAGTTGTATGCACATCTTTATTCACAACTTATGCTGACCTTGAGTTCATGTAGGTTGTGGCCCAAACTATTAAGTCTTGTTTGGATGACCTACCTGGCTTCCCCAGAACACAGATTGGGTTTATTACTTATGACAGCACTATACATTTTTACAACATGAAGGCAAGTAATCTGTAATTATCTGGAAGTAGCACCCTGAGATGCTTCATGTATCTGTTCCCCATTTTAGTTAACAATTTAGCTGAAAAGGTTCCCTCTTTCTTTTGGTGCAGTCATCATTGACACAGCCTCAGATGATGGTGGTTTCAGATTTAGATGATATTTTTGTTCCATTGCCTGATGATCTCCTTGTTAATTTGTCTGAGTCAAGAAGTGTTGTGGAAGCATTTCTAGATAGTTTACCATCCATGTTTCAGGACAATATGAACGTGGAGTCTGCTTTTGGTCCAGCTTTCAAAGCAGCTTTCATTGTTATGGTGTGTTTCtcgtttttcaattttttttttaacgttTGCTGTATTTATTtgctatttatttaaatattgaaatactGCAAATATAATGTCCTCAAGCAACCCATTGGATAATCTATGCGCCGTTCAGTCACAACATAAGATGGAAAGAGACAAAAATAATTGAATGATTATCGAACTTATATGAGTTTTTTTTCACAGTATTGAACTTTTGCTCGAGTAAAGTAGTTTCTTGAACAAGGAGTAGGGAACAAGCTGGTAAAGGTTTCAATGTTCTTAgggttttataaaaaattacttctTCCATCCCATAAAGATAATCCTTTAGTTATTTTCACATGGATTAAGAAAATGTAGTTGatatagttaaaataataaactcTATATTATATTTCCTAATATATCCTCTATTCATAATTTCATATTGCTTcattactaaaatatttttggaactaataaattttactttttcaatGCATATTAAATAGGGGTATTAGGAAGctaatgaataaattattaccTTAAAAGAGAAAGTGCTCTATAATTTAAGACAGatgaaaaaggaaaacaaaCCTATCTTTGCGGGTGGAAGGAGTATCTTTTAGTGGCTTTTTAGATACAACTGCAGTGTGCAGCTAGTTTGGAACTGGTTGAAATGAGCTTTTTTGATGTTCAACTCCTTTGTCGTTTTCTTTTCCTCAACAAGATATTCATATGCAGCATGCCAATGTTTTCCTTTGAGGGTAATGTAGTTGTTGCTTGCTATTCTTTTCTAAAGTAGTTTGGTGATCCATCTCCTTTTTACTAATTCCTTCTTGTTTCTCTCCCTTTCTGCAGAACCAACTTGGGGGGAAATTGTTGATTTTTCAGAATACAATGCCATCACTTGGTGTTGGCCACTTAAGGTTGCGTGGGGAGGATCTTCGTGTTTATGGAACAGATAAAGAACACGCTTTAAGAATACCAGAGGATCTGTTCTATAAGCAAATGGCGGCTGATTTAACCAAGTACCAGATAGGAGTTAATGTATATGCATTCAGTGATAAGTACACTGATATAGCTTCCCTAGGTACAAGCTTCACTTTAACTTGGACCATGTTCGCCTCATGTATTACTTCAACATGACTGAAATGAACTTCTTCCCATAGTTTCTTATCTTcctttttttcaatattttctaTAGAGAGTTTTGAGATATGCTTTTGGGAGTTGATATCTGGTGAATGTGGCCCATAATTAGTCTTTAGCAGGATGGTTTATGCGCCCTTCATGATCTCAGCATTGTCAAAATTGtcttgattttattattctctGCTTTCTGATGCTGCTTGTAGAatattaaactgaaaaaatttTGAAGTATGGTAGGGGCTTTCTGATTTTCCTTTATTTGAGGAGTCTTACACTGACCTTTTGACTGTGTAATGAAAGCGTGTTTGGAAGTAGAGATTCATATTCTTAATCTATGGCTAAGTTCTTGGTCATTTCTTCTTTTTGATGTT
The genomic region above belongs to Manihot esculenta cultivar AM560-2 chromosome 3, M.esculenta_v8, whole genome shotgun sequence and contains:
- the LOC110610660 gene encoding protein transport protein Sec24-like At3g07100; the encoded protein is MGTENPGRPNFPMTPSSTPFSAVPPTTTPFSSSGPVGSETPGFRATSPMVPQPTIPSILPGPASGTQTSGFRPAPPASYMPSNVGPFQRFPTPQFPTPPQASTAGAPPVGQPPLQPPAGQVSSALLFRPQAPQMPSVPMGSPPPSNVNVPQSSSDSSFFPSRPNFQPSFPPADSSFPPARATLQPPLPGYIKQSTVVTQAPPIQSPFQAQQGSYVPPASTPSPPFPSHQGGFGLPPSVAAPYGLHSRDQIQQSGSVPPIGSIQGLLEDFSSLSVGSMPGSIDPGLDPKALPRPLDGDVGPTPSPEAYSMNCNPRYLRLTTSAIPNSQSLVSRWHLPLGAVVCPLAEAPDGEEVPVLNFVSTGIIRCRRCRTYVNPYVTFTDAGRKWRCNICSLLNDVPGEYFAHLDATGRRVDLDQRPELTKGSVEFVAPTEYMVRPPMPPLFFFLIDVSISAARSGMIEVVAQTIKSCLDDLPGFPRTQIGFITYDSTIHFYNMKSSLTQPQMMVVSDLDDIFVPLPDDLLVNLSESRSVVEAFLDSLPSMFQDNMNVESAFGPAFKAAFIVMNQLGGKLLIFQNTMPSLGVGHLRLRGEDLRVYGTDKEHALRIPEDLFYKQMAADLTKYQIGVNVYAFSDKYTDIASLGTLAKYTGGQVYYYPSFQSAHHGEKLRHELARDLTRETAWEAVMRIRCGKGIRFTSYHGNFMLRSTDLLALPAVDCDKAYAMQLSLEETLLTNQTVYFQVALLYTASCGERRIRVHTAAAPVVADLGEMYRHADTGAIVSLFCRLAIEKTLSHKLEDARNSVQLRIVKALREYRNLYAVQHRLGGRMIYPESLKFLPLYGLALCKSTPLRGGYADVQLDERCAAGFTMMALPVKKLLKLLYPSLIRVDDYLLKPLVKADEFKNIMRRLPLTMESLDSRGLYIYDDGFRFVLWFGRMISPDIAMSLLGPDAAAELSKVTLSERDTEMSRKLVEMLKKLRENDHSYYQLCNLVRQGEQPREGFLVLTNLVEDAIGGTNGYVDWMLQIHRQVQQNA